The proteins below are encoded in one region of Aequorivita iocasae:
- a CDS encoding PaaI family thioesterase — MKQELIPYKMLSQDAFSQWLGIEILEVEKGRCKVAMTVRKEMLNSMNKAHGGISYSLADTAFGFAANTHGKYAVSIETSINHIEALNEGDYLTAESVIEKVGNKLGFNVVEVKRGEELVALFKGVVYRTSKDWAEN; from the coding sequence ATGAAGCAAGAACTAATTCCATATAAAATGCTCAGTCAGGATGCCTTCAGCCAATGGCTCGGCATCGAAATATTGGAAGTGGAAAAGGGAAGGTGCAAAGTTGCGATGACCGTTCGTAAAGAAATGCTGAACAGTATGAACAAAGCCCATGGGGGAATAAGTTACAGTTTGGCGGACACCGCTTTCGGTTTTGCCGCAAACACCCACGGAAAATACGCAGTTTCCATTGAAACTTCCATAAACCATATTGAAGCCTTGAATGAAGGCGATTATTTAACGGCTGAATCAGTGATTGAAAAAGTAGGAAATAAATTGGGTTTTAATGTCGTGGAAGTAAAAAGAGGCGAGGAATTGGTAGCTTTGTTTAAAGGAGTGGTATATAGAACTTCAAAAGATTGGGCTGAAAACTAA
- the ypfJ gene encoding KPN_02809 family neutral zinc metallopeptidase, giving the protein MKWQGRRQSGNVDDRRGMSKGKLAAGGGIVVTLVVLALNFFGGETAQQLAPIVEQLGNSQSVQNTEQRELTAEEKKMGDFMATVLADTEDVWSEVFAENNLGNYEKPTMVLFTDAVSTGCGNASSATGPFYCPADHKLYMDLAFFDELQTRFGAKGGDFAIAYVTAHEIGHHVQTLLGTSQQVTKLQQQNRSEANRLSVALELQADFYAGVFAHYNKQYLEEGDIDEALSAANAVGDDAIQKRMQGSVQPDSFTHGTSEQRKRWFMKGYNTGDIRQGDTFSEILN; this is encoded by the coding sequence ATGAAATGGCAAGGCAGAAGACAAAGTGGCAACGTCGATGACCGACGTGGAATGAGCAAGGGCAAATTGGCGGCGGGCGGCGGAATAGTGGTGACGTTGGTGGTGCTTGCGCTTAACTTTTTCGGTGGGGAAACGGCTCAACAGTTGGCGCCAATCGTGGAACAATTGGGCAATAGCCAATCCGTGCAGAATACCGAACAGCGCGAGCTAACTGCCGAGGAAAAGAAAATGGGCGATTTTATGGCCACCGTTCTGGCCGATACCGAGGATGTTTGGAGCGAGGTTTTTGCTGAAAATAATTTAGGTAATTACGAAAAGCCCACAATGGTGCTTTTTACCGACGCCGTGAGCACCGGCTGTGGAAATGCGAGTTCGGCCACGGGACCATTTTACTGTCCGGCGGACCACAAACTCTATATGGATTTGGCTTTTTTTGATGAGCTTCAAACCCGTTTTGGCGCTAAAGGTGGCGATTTCGCGATTGCTTATGTAACCGCTCATGAAATTGGGCATCACGTGCAGACGTTGCTCGGAACTTCGCAACAAGTCACCAAGCTACAGCAACAAAATAGGAGTGAAGCCAATAGGCTTTCAGTAGCATTGGAACTTCAGGCAGATTTTTACGCAGGTGTTTTTGCCCATTATAACAAACAATATTTAGAAGAAGGCGATATAGATGAAGCCTTAAGTGCAGCAAATGCTGTTGGTGACGATGCCATCCAAAAACGAATGCAGGGAAGTGTGCAGCCTGATAGTTTTACCCACGGAACTTCAGAACAACGAAAAAGATGGTTTATGAAAGGGTATAATACCGGAGATATTCGGCAGGGAGATACCTTTTCGGAAATTTTAAATTAA
- the pcaF gene encoding 3-oxoadipyl-CoA thiolase — MKEAYIVDGIRTPIGSYQGTLSAVRTDDLAALVIAEIVKRNPNIPKEAYDDVILGCANQAGEDNRNVARMASLLAGLPVTVPGETVNRLCSSGLSAIIHANRAIKAGDGDLFISGGVENMTRGPYVVAKPSSAFGTDAKMYDSSFGWRFVNPKMAEMYGTDGMGNTAENLVEKHNINREDQDIFAYHSQMKAAKAQQNGRLAEEIVPVEIPQRKKDPIIFKDDEFIRPDTTKEVLAKLRPAFKKDGSVTAGNSSGLNDGAAATIIASEDAVKKYNLKPIARIVSSAVVGVEPRIMGIGPVEASNKALEKAGLKMEDMDVIELNEAFASQALACIREWGLKDDDLRINPNGGSIAIGHPLGVTGTRIAYSAALELQLQNKKYALITMCVGVGQGYAAIIENVNI; from the coding sequence ATGAAAGAAGCTTATATAGTAGACGGAATTAGAACACCAATAGGCAGTTATCAAGGAACGCTAAGCGCGGTAAGAACAGACGATTTGGCCGCTTTGGTAATTGCCGAAATTGTAAAAAGAAACCCAAACATTCCCAAAGAAGCATACGATGATGTAATTCTAGGCTGCGCAAATCAAGCGGGGGAAGATAATAGAAATGTTGCGCGAATGGCTTCACTTTTGGCGGGTCTTCCAGTAACAGTTCCAGGCGAAACCGTAAACAGACTTTGCAGTAGCGGACTTTCAGCAATAATTCACGCAAATCGGGCGATAAAAGCTGGCGACGGCGATTTGTTTATTTCCGGCGGGGTGGAGAATATGACGCGCGGACCCTACGTGGTCGCAAAACCATCTTCCGCTTTTGGAACCGATGCCAAAATGTACGATTCCAGTTTTGGGTGGCGTTTTGTAAATCCTAAAATGGCCGAAATGTATGGCACGGATGGCATGGGAAATACTGCGGAAAATTTGGTCGAAAAGCACAACATTAATCGTGAAGACCAAGACATCTTTGCCTACCATTCACAAATGAAAGCTGCAAAAGCCCAGCAAAATGGACGTTTGGCGGAAGAAATAGTTCCGGTGGAAATTCCGCAGCGAAAAAAAGATCCAATAATTTTTAAGGACGATGAATTCATTCGTCCCGATACCACCAAAGAAGTTTTGGCAAAATTGCGACCCGCCTTCAAAAAAGATGGAAGCGTAACTGCAGGTAATTCTTCAGGTTTAAACGATGGCGCGGCGGCAACCATTATTGCTTCGGAAGATGCCGTAAAAAAATATAATTTGAAACCCATTGCAAGAATTGTAAGTTCCGCCGTTGTGGGGGTAGAGCCACGAATTATGGGTATCGGTCCCGTTGAAGCTTCCAACAAAGCACTTGAAAAAGCAGGTTTGAAAATGGAAGATATGGACGTAATTGAATTAAATGAAGCCTTTGCTTCACAAGCATTGGCGTGCATCCGTGAGTGGGGATTGAAAGACGATGACCTGCGAATCAACCCAAATGGGGGTTCCATTGCAATCGGCCATCCGCTTGGAGTTACGGGAACTAGAATAGCTTATTCCGCAGCCTTGGAACTTCAACTTCAAAATAAAAAATATGCGCTAATCACAATGTGCGTGGGCGTTGGGCAAGGCTATGCCGCTATAATTGAAAATGTGAATATATAA
- the paaZ gene encoding phenylacetic acid degradation bifunctional protein PaaZ — MQKTQHYILGNWAEGKGEGSPILDSVTGEHFTSVTTEGLDIPEILQYGRDKGETLRKMTFQERGLMLKKLAMHLTKKKQQFYEISYRTGATKVDSWIDIEGGFGNLFANASLRKLFPNQPYHVEGDPIDLSRGGRFMAHHIMVPREGVAVHINAFNFPVWGMLEKCAVNWMAGMPAVVLPAPQTAYLAEAVVKEIIASGILPEGSLQLISGTAKNILDTVESQDVVTFTGSASTGKILKKHPRLIEESVPFTMEADSLNASILGEDAVPGTPEFDLFIKEVRNEMTVKCGQKCTAIRRIIVPENLVEDVQIALGKQLEKVTIGDPRLKEVRMGALVSDAQRNTVKEQIQKITQTAKIVYGDFEDFEVMGADSKKGAYLKPILLREDNPLQNEAAHITEAFGPVSTIMPYKNLQEAIKLSKMGKGSLVSSIVTNDDKIAKEYTVSTATHHGRILVLNRESAKQSTGHGSPLPNLIHGGPGRAGGGEEMGGVRGVKHYLQRCAIQGSPSTLTEITGIYQPKADYKEAEKHPFAYHWEDIEPGMSIRTHNRTITDTDIINFANLTWDHFYAHTDITSLDGSIFEKRTAHGYFILAAAAGLFVYPNKGPVAANYGLEECRFLRPIYHNDTVYVRLTCKQKIDREQKGTELPSGIVKWYVEVFDANIDESSSEEEKQGELLAVATILTMVQKKQTVFEEMTSEKIQKYLNNLSEDSKPKWGTMTPQQMLEHLEYTYRIASGEIQDFEIATPEQYLEKVHSTLYNYEKMPREYDFPLAKESKITETKHPDLETAKKKLLEARADYLKYFKQNPDAKTKNVVFGELNKFEWYLLERKHLNHHFEQFNLLD, encoded by the coding sequence ATGCAAAAAACACAACACTACATATTAGGAAATTGGGCCGAAGGCAAGGGCGAAGGCTCGCCAATTCTCGATTCAGTTACGGGCGAACATTTTACAAGCGTAACCACCGAAGGACTCGATATTCCTGAAATCCTGCAATACGGTCGTGACAAAGGTGAAACCCTTCGGAAGATGACGTTTCAGGAGCGCGGATTGATGCTGAAGAAACTCGCGATGCATCTTACCAAGAAGAAACAGCAGTTTTATGAAATAAGTTATAGAACTGGTGCAACAAAAGTTGACAGTTGGATAGATATTGAAGGCGGTTTCGGCAATTTGTTTGCGAATGCTTCCCTTCGGAAATTATTTCCCAATCAGCCATATCACGTGGAAGGCGATCCTATCGACCTTTCCCGCGGTGGCCGTTTTATGGCGCACCACATTATGGTGCCGCGCGAAGGCGTAGCCGTTCACATAAACGCGTTTAATTTTCCCGTTTGGGGAATGTTGGAAAAATGTGCTGTAAACTGGATGGCGGGTATGCCAGCCGTAGTTTTGCCCGCACCACAGACTGCTTATTTGGCCGAAGCGGTTGTAAAGGAAATCATCGCTTCTGGAATTTTGCCTGAAGGTTCTTTGCAACTCATTTCAGGAACCGCAAAAAATATTCTCGATACCGTGGAATCGCAGGATGTTGTTACGTTCACGGGTTCGGCGAGCACTGGGAAAATTCTGAAAAAACATCCACGGTTGATTGAAGAATCGGTTCCTTTTACGATGGAAGCTGATAGTCTCAATGCTTCTATTTTAGGCGAAGATGCCGTTCCCGGAACTCCGGAATTCGATCTGTTTATCAAAGAGGTTCGCAATGAAATGACCGTGAAATGCGGACAAAAATGTACCGCAATTCGAAGAATAATCGTTCCAGAAAATTTGGTGGAAGATGTACAGATTGCCCTTGGAAAACAACTTGAAAAAGTAACCATCGGCGATCCGCGTTTAAAAGAAGTGCGAATGGGTGCTTTAGTGAGTGATGCCCAGCGCAATACAGTTAAGGAACAAATTCAAAAAATAACACAAACTGCAAAAATAGTTTACGGCGACTTTGAGGATTTTGAAGTGATGGGAGCCGATTCAAAAAAGGGTGCTTATTTAAAACCCATTTTACTTCGCGAAGACAATCCGCTTCAAAATGAAGCAGCACATATTACCGAGGCTTTCGGGCCGGTGAGCACGATTATGCCCTATAAAAATTTGCAGGAAGCGATAAAACTTTCAAAAATGGGCAAAGGTTCCTTGGTAAGTTCCATTGTTACAAACGACGATAAAATTGCGAAGGAATATACCGTTTCCACAGCAACGCACCACGGAAGGATTTTAGTTTTAAATCGCGAAAGTGCCAAACAGAGCACGGGTCACGGTTCGCCATTGCCAAATTTAATCCACGGCGGCCCAGGTCGCGCAGGTGGCGGCGAGGAAATGGGCGGTGTTCGCGGCGTAAAACATTATTTGCAGCGTTGCGCTATTCAAGGTTCACCTTCAACATTGACGGAAATCACTGGAATTTATCAGCCAAAAGCTGATTATAAAGAGGCTGAAAAGCATCCGTTTGCTTATCATTGGGAAGATATCGAGCCGGGAATGTCCATCAGAACACACAATCGCACGATTACGGATACCGATATTATCAATTTTGCCAATCTCACTTGGGATCATTTTTACGCGCATACCGATATTACTTCGCTCGACGGAAGTATTTTTGAAAAGCGCACTGCCCACGGCTATTTCATTTTGGCTGCCGCTGCGGGACTTTTCGTTTACCCAAATAAAGGCCCGGTTGCCGCGAATTATGGTTTGGAGGAATGCAGGTTTCTTCGGCCCATTTATCACAACGACACGGTTTATGTTCGGTTGACTTGCAAGCAAAAAATTGACCGCGAGCAAAAAGGGACTGAATTGCCTTCCGGTATCGTAAAATGGTACGTTGAGGTTTTTGATGCAAATATTGACGAAAGTTCTTCGGAAGAAGAAAAGCAGGGCGAATTGCTGGCCGTGGCAACCATTTTGACTATGGTTCAGAAAAAGCAGACGGTTTTCGAAGAAATGACTTCAGAAAAAATTCAGAAATATTTGAATAATCTTTCTGAAGATTCAAAACCGAAATGGGGCACGATGACACCCCAGCAAATGTTGGAACATTTGGAATATACCTACCGAATTGCTTCGGGAGAAATTCAGGATTTTGAAATTGCAACCCCCGAACAATACTTGGAAAAAGTTCATTCTACCTTATACAATTACGAAAAAATGCCGCGCGAATACGATTTTCCGCTGGCCAAGGAATCAAAAATCACTGAAACTAAGCATCCCGATTTGGAGACGGCAAAAAAGAAATTGTTGGAGGCACGAGCAGATTATTTAAAATATTTCAAACAAAACCCGGATGCCAAAACCAAAAATGTGGTTTTTGGCGAATTGAACAAATTTGAATGGTATCTTTTGGAACGAAAGCATTTGAATCATCATTTTGAGCAATTCAATCTTTTAGACTAA
- a CDS encoding enoyl-CoA hydratase/isomerase family protein, which yields MNKPYVKQEINNNIATIEFFHPAHNSLPGDLLAKLAKTITEAGNNDEVKVIILKSGGDRTFCAGASFNELININDAETGKVFFSGFAIVINAMRKCPKFIIGRIQGKTVGGGVGVASATDYCMATKFAAIKLSELNVGIGPFVVGPAVERKLGLSAMSQIAIDANSFYEAEWARQKGLYNQVFDSLEALDEAVQKFAENLCNYNPEAMKEMKKVFWSGTEDWDKLLAERAVISGRLVLSEFTKEKLKSFS from the coding sequence ATGAACAAACCCTACGTAAAACAAGAGATTAACAACAACATTGCAACCATAGAATTTTTCCATCCGGCCCATAATAGTTTGCCGGGAGATTTGCTGGCAAAACTTGCAAAAACAATCACCGAAGCTGGAAATAATGACGAAGTAAAAGTGATTATTTTGAAAAGTGGAGGAGACCGTACTTTTTGCGCCGGCGCGAGTTTTAATGAGTTAATCAATATTAACGATGCCGAAACCGGAAAGGTTTTTTTCAGCGGATTTGCAATCGTGATTAACGCAATGCGAAAATGCCCAAAATTCATTATTGGAAGAATTCAAGGAAAAACCGTGGGCGGCGGTGTTGGCGTGGCTTCAGCGACTGATTATTGCATGGCTACGAAGTTTGCCGCAATCAAATTAAGCGAGTTGAATGTGGGAATCGGCCCATTTGTGGTTGGTCCCGCCGTTGAACGAAAACTTGGTTTGAGCGCGATGAGCCAAATAGCCATTGACGCAAATTCTTTTTACGAGGCAGAGTGGGCACGTCAAAAAGGCTTGTACAATCAGGTTTTTGATTCTTTGGAAGCATTGGACGAGGCCGTTCAAAAATTCGCTGAAAATCTTTGTAATTACAACCCCGAAGCAATGAAGGAGATGAAAAAAGTATTTTGGAGCGGGACGGAAGATTGGGATAAACTTTTGGCGGAAAGAGCTGTGATTTCAGGGAGGTTGGTTCTTTCGGAATTTACCAAGGAGAAATTAAAAAGTTTTAGTTGA
- a CDS encoding four helix bundle protein produces the protein MAIWQEARKLVSETYMITSKVPKSEIYGLSNQLQRCAVSIASNIAEGSARHSDKHFIQYLETALGSTFEWETQLICANDLKYIDDLLFDRNLQTIQKLQAMISNFKNTLN, from the coding sequence TTGGCAATTTGGCAGGAAGCAAGAAAGCTTGTCAGTGAAACTTATATGATAACTTCAAAAGTTCCAAAATCTGAAATTTATGGACTTTCAAATCAGTTGCAACGATGCGCCGTTTCAATTGCCTCCAATATTGCAGAAGGTTCAGCAAGACATTCTGATAAACATTTTATTCAATATTTGGAAACGGCACTGGGATCGACTTTTGAGTGGGAAACACAGTTGATTTGTGCTAATGATTTAAAATATATTGATGATTTGTTATTTGATAGAAATCTGCAAACAATCCAAAAATTGCAAGCAATGATATCAAATTTCAAAAACACATTAAACTAA
- a CDS encoding acyltransferase, whose translation MIYSFKGHIPVIHESSFVHPLAAVTGNVIIGKNCYIGPGAAIRGDWGEIILEDGVNVQENCTVHMFPGKSIVLKESAHVGHGAIIHGANLGRNCLIGMNSVIMDDAEIGDECIVGAMSFVKAEEKFPNRKLIVGNPAKAIKDISDEMIAWKTAGTKLYQQLPTDCHESLREVEPLREIPKNRPIQEDFYKTLEEFRAKN comes from the coding sequence ATGATTTACAGTTTCAAAGGCCATATTCCAGTAATTCACGAAAGCAGTTTCGTTCATCCTTTGGCGGCGGTAACAGGTAATGTGATTATTGGAAAAAACTGCTATATCGGTCCCGGTGCGGCAATTCGCGGCGATTGGGGTGAAATCATTTTGGAGGATGGCGTGAATGTGCAGGAAAACTGTACCGTACATATGTTTCCGGGGAAAAGTATTGTGCTGAAAGAAAGTGCTCACGTGGGCCACGGCGCGATCATTCACGGAGCGAATTTGGGCAGAAATTGCCTAATCGGGATGAACAGCGTAATAATGGATGATGCCGAAATTGGCGATGAATGCATCGTTGGCGCAATGAGCTTTGTAAAAGCGGAAGAGAAATTTCCAAACCGAAAATTGATTGTTGGCAATCCAGCAAAAGCGATAAAGGATATTTCAGATGAAATGATTGCTTGGAAAACTGCCGGAACGAAATTGTATCAGCAATTGCCAACGGATTGTCACGAAAGTTTGAGAGAAGTGGAGCCGTTGCGGGAAATTCCAAAGAATAGACCGATTCAAGAAGATTTTTATAAAACTTTGGAAGAATTTAGAGCAAAGAACTAA
- a CDS encoding dihydrolipoamide acetyltransferase family protein, with protein MQKTEFKMPKMGESITEGTIINWLVNEGDSFEEGDILLEVATDKVDNEVSAPASGKMLEHKFKAKDVVPVGEVIAILELSGEKGISKSIGKTSEKKVSKTETPEKPKAQKQLSRPASFKVNENVFISPLVDAIARKHHISYEELARIPGTGKEGRLRKSDVSNYLESGRPFQFAQAVSESSGFQIPDLKFDKGTGKIVEMDRMRQMIADHMVFSKHTSPHVTAYVEADLTEMVNWRNKNKEAFQKKYNEKLTFTPLFIECVAQAITDFPMINSTLDGKNIIVKEEINIGMATALPSGNLIVPVVKNANKKNLKELAETTNELVVKARDNKLKGDDTKGSTFTISNVGTFGSLMGTPIINQPEAAILATGIIKKRAEVMERKEGDTIEIRQMMYLSLSFDHRIVDGYLAGSFLRRIADYMEKFDTGRKI; from the coding sequence ATGCAAAAAACAGAATTCAAAATGCCCAAAATGGGCGAAAGTATAACAGAAGGAACGATTATCAATTGGTTGGTAAACGAAGGCGATTCATTTGAGGAAGGTGATATTCTTTTGGAAGTTGCCACTGATAAAGTGGATAATGAAGTGTCCGCGCCGGCTTCCGGAAAAATGCTTGAGCATAAATTTAAAGCAAAGGATGTGGTGCCCGTTGGGGAAGTAATCGCAATTTTAGAGCTTTCCGGGGAAAAAGGAATTTCAAAATCTATCGGCAAAACTTCAGAAAAAAAAGTTTCCAAAACCGAAACTCCTGAAAAACCAAAAGCGCAAAAACAACTTTCGAGGCCAGCATCCTTTAAAGTAAACGAAAACGTTTTTATTTCACCTTTGGTAGATGCAATTGCACGTAAACATCACATTTCATACGAAGAACTTGCCCGAATTCCCGGAACAGGAAAAGAGGGCCGTTTACGAAAAAGCGATGTTTCAAATTATTTGGAAAGTGGGCGTCCATTTCAGTTTGCACAGGCGGTATCTGAATCTTCGGGATTTCAGATTCCCGATTTAAAATTCGATAAAGGAACAGGCAAAATCGTGGAAATGGACCGTATGCGGCAAATGATTGCAGACCATATGGTTTTCAGCAAGCATACTTCGCCGCACGTAACGGCTTACGTAGAGGCAGACTTGACCGAAATGGTTAATTGGCGAAATAAAAATAAAGAAGCTTTTCAGAAAAAATACAATGAAAAACTTACGTTCACACCGCTATTTATAGAATGTGTAGCGCAAGCGATTACAGATTTCCCAATGATAAATTCCACATTAGACGGAAAAAATATCATTGTAAAAGAAGAAATAAATATCGGGATGGCAACGGCGCTCCCTTCGGGAAATTTGATAGTTCCCGTGGTAAAAAATGCTAATAAAAAGAATTTGAAAGAATTAGCTGAAACCACAAACGAACTTGTTGTAAAAGCACGTGACAATAAGTTGAAAGGTGATGACACAAAAGGAAGCACATTTACAATAAGTAACGTTGGAACCTTCGGAAGTTTGATGGGAACACCTATAATAAATCAGCCCGAAGCCGCAATTCTCGCAACTGGAATAATAAAAAAACGCGCTGAAGTAATGGAGCGAAAAGAAGGCGATACTATTGAAATCAGACAAATGATGTACCTATCCCTTTCTTTCGATCATCGTATTGTTGATGGGTATTTGGCGGGTTCTTTCTTAAGAAGAATTGCCGATTATATGGAAAAATTTGATACTGGAAGAAAAATATAA
- a CDS encoding alpha-ketoacid dehydrogenase subunit alpha/beta: MSKKIDNNILKKAFKNLVTAKAMTEIYEENFKVVSKYVHATSRGHEVIQTAVGMQLLPQDYVYPYYRDDSILLSIGMKPYELMLQVLAKKDDPFSGGRTYYSHPSLKDADKPKIPHQSSATGMQAIPATGAAMGFWYKESFNSEFKNETSAQNSELPIVICSLGDASVTEGEIAEAFQMAALKQLPILYLVQDNGWDISANAAETRAQNAFEYAKGFHGLEAISIDGTDFEESYNTIQEVISKIRKERRPFLVHAKVPLLNHHTSGVRMEFYRDDLDEAKSRDPYPKMKKLLLENGFSEKDLNEIETSAYAEVTKALEKALKAEDPKPEDLFTHDFAPTEITEEVGERSPKGGEKVVMVDCALFAIEELMAKHKECLLYGQDVGGRLGGVFREAATLAQKFGDNRVFNTPIQEAFIVGSTVGMSAVGLKPIVEVQFADYIWPGLNQLFTEVSRSCYLSNGKWPVSMILRVPIGAYGSGGPYHSSSVESVVTNIRGLKIAYPSNGADLKGLLKAAYYDPNPVVIFEHKGLYWSKVKGTKGATSLMPAEDYILPFGKAWVLQEIWKQEDEETLSIITYGMGVHWAMNASEELGMQDKIEVVDLRTLHPLDYETVFKSVKKCGKCLVVTEEPSENGFSRGIQGKIQEECFQQLDAPVMLIGSENMPAIPLNSTLEETMIPSTEKVKKKILEVLNY; the protein is encoded by the coding sequence ATGTCAAAAAAAATCGATAATAATATTTTAAAAAAAGCCTTCAAAAATCTAGTAACCGCAAAAGCGATGACCGAGATTTATGAGGAAAATTTTAAAGTAGTTTCAAAATATGTTCACGCAACTTCTCGTGGGCATGAAGTAATTCAGACAGCAGTGGGAATGCAGCTTTTGCCACAGGACTATGTATATCCGTATTATCGCGATGATTCCATTTTGCTATCCATCGGGATGAAACCTTATGAATTGATGTTACAGGTTTTGGCAAAAAAGGACGATCCCTTTTCCGGAGGAAGAACCTATTATTCGCACCCTAGTTTGAAGGACGCTGACAAACCTAAAATCCCACACCAAAGTTCAGCTACTGGAATGCAGGCAATTCCGGCGACTGGCGCGGCGATGGGTTTTTGGTATAAAGAATCTTTTAATTCAGAATTTAAGAATGAAACTTCGGCACAGAATTCAGAATTGCCCATCGTGATTTGTTCGTTAGGTGATGCCTCGGTAACCGAAGGGGAAATTGCCGAAGCTTTTCAAATGGCAGCTTTGAAGCAATTGCCAATTTTATATTTAGTGCAGGATAACGGTTGGGATATTTCAGCAAACGCTGCCGAAACCCGCGCACAGAACGCTTTTGAATATGCAAAAGGTTTTCACGGTTTGGAAGCTATTTCAATTGATGGAACCGATTTCGAGGAAAGCTACAACACCATTCAAGAGGTAATTTCAAAAATAAGGAAAGAACGTCGTCCGTTTTTGGTGCACGCCAAAGTTCCGCTTTTGAACCATCATACTTCCGGGGTTCGCATGGAGTTTTATAGGGATGATCTGGATGAAGCTAAAAGTCGGGATCCGTATCCAAAAATGAAGAAATTATTACTGGAAAATGGTTTTTCTGAAAAAGATTTAAATGAGATTGAGACTTCCGCCTACGCGGAAGTGACAAAAGCCCTTGAAAAAGCACTGAAAGCTGAAGATCCAAAGCCGGAAGATTTATTTACACACGATTTTGCACCAACGGAAATTACTGAAGAAGTTGGCGAGCGTTCCCCAAAAGGCGGTGAAAAAGTGGTAATGGTAGATTGCGCCCTTTTTGCCATTGAGGAATTGATGGCAAAACACAAAGAGTGTCTACTTTATGGACAGGATGTGGGCGGACGCTTGGGCGGCGTGTTTCGCGAAGCGGCGACTTTGGCCCAGAAATTTGGGGACAATCGCGTTTTTAATACGCCAATTCAAGAGGCGTTTATTGTGGGAAGTACTGTTGGAATGAGTGCGGTTGGGCTGAAACCCATTGTGGAGGTTCAATTTGCCGATTATATTTGGCCCGGGCTGAACCAACTTTTTACTGAAGTTTCCCGAAGCTGTTATCTTTCCAATGGAAAATGGCCGGTTTCAATGATTTTACGTGTGCCGATTGGAGCCTACGGGAGCGGTGGACCGTATCATTCATCTTCCGTGGAAAGTGTGGTTACAAACATTCGCGGATTGAAAATTGCCTACCCGAGCAACGGTGCAGATTTAAAAGGATTGCTAAAAGCAGCATATTACGATCCAAATCCGGTGGTGATTTTTGAGCACAAAGGTTTGTATTGGAGCAAAGTGAAAGGAACCAAAGGCGCAACTTCGCTGATGCCGGCTGAAGATTACATCTTACCATTCGGAAAAGCCTGGGTCTTGCAGGAAATTTGGAAACAGGAAGATGAGGAAACCCTTTCAATTATTACGTATGGAATGGGCGTGCATTGGGCGATGAACGCTTCCGAGGAATTGGGAATGCAGGATAAAATTGAAGTTGTTGACCTTCGGACGCTGCACCCTTTGGATTATGAAACGGTTTTCAAAAGTGTAAAAAAATGCGGAAAATGTTTGGTTGTAACGGAAGAACCTTCAGAAAATGGCTTCAGCAGAGGGATTCAGGGTAAGATTCAAGAAGAATGTTTTCAGCAATTGGATGCACCGGTGATGTTGATTGGTTCTGAAAATATGCCGGCAATCCCGCTAAATTCCACTTTGGAGGAAACAATGATTCCTTCTACAGAAAAAGTAAAGAAAAAGATTTTAGAAGTTTTGAACTATTGA